Part of the Fibrobacter sp. UWR4 genome is shown below.
TTTATCCACGGAAAGCTTCACCTGAGTATTCAGGGCTTCATATGCGGATTCGTCGGACTTGGCTTTTTCTTCGGCGTCCGTCGTCACATCCTTGCTAGCCATGACTTCTTCATTCACGCGGCCAAGGTCTGTAGAAAGCTTGGAGTAGCGGCCATCCAGCTCACGGGTTTCCGTCTGATGTTCTTCCGTCAGCTGAGTTTCGTTATAGCGCTTACGCCAATGTTCCGCTTCCAGCTTTTCAAGAGAGTCGGCCTTCTGCAGGCGAATGCGGGTAAGGGCATCCACTTCACGCTGCAGCTCCTTGTATTCCACCAACTTCAGGGAATCCCGAATCCTTGCGCTATCCACAGCGGCTTCCTTAGAAGACCAGGGCCAGGCAAAAGCAGACAGAGCAAGGAACATCACCAAGGACATCACTTTCATAAAATTATCCATTACTTACCCTCCCTTACGATAGAGAGACTGACCGGCAGATTTACCATCTGGGGAGGTTTCTTGGCCTGCTTTACATCCAAGGCAAAACGGATCGCGTCACGTTCTGCCAGGTTCAAGTCTTCCACCCATTCATATTCCACAGTTCCGGCCTGTTCGCCCGCCTTACGGACCAGGGCGCCATAGACAGTTCCGTTTTCATCGCTGTAGACCATCCACTGATTTCCAATGCGGAGAATCTGTGCGTTGATCAGTTCTCCGTTCTTGCGGGTCAGCGGAGAATTGATGATGGCAACTTCATCACCGAACTTGGTTTCTTCTGCGATGAGAGCCTTCAGGCGGGAGAAGGCTTCTTCTTCGGAAGCATTGCCTCCTTCAATGTCACGAGTCAAGGACTTGGCACGATCCAGGCGAGTTTCACGATCCCAGGGAAGCGTCTGGGAAATCTGGAATTCCAGCCGCTTGCTGATGGTAGCAAGAGCAACGCTCAAAGCCTTACGTTTGGATTTTACGTTTTCGCTACGATTCTTGGCATGGGCCTGCTTATTGCGTTCCTGCTGGAGCTGACCTGCCACATCCTTAATCTTGATGTTCAAGGAATCGATTTCGGACTTGCGACGTTCCTTGTCCTGTTTGTAGCGTTCCTGCAAGGTCTTGTAACGTTTGTCGTCCGCCTTCAGCATGGAATCGGTTGCCGCAATCTGGGAGTTCAGTTTTGCAATTTCGCTGTTCAGCTTTTCCTTTTCCAGCTGCATGTCCCGAATATCGGAATCTACATCGGCGTTGGCATAGCTGACAAACACCGCAGTAAACAAAAGAACTGTCAGTAGTTTTATTTTCATATTCATACTTTTTCACTCCTGGATTCTTCGTCGCTCCGTTTCTCAGAATGACGTAGGTGAAGCATCCTTTCAGCACTCCTAATATTCCATTGCATTACCGTTTGCATTGCTTATCCTCCGGATGTTCTTCACACCAAAGGTCCACCACTCGTTTTAGGATAGGAGACTCCATTTTTTCCAAATAATAACGGCTTACTAGGGCTGTACCACACTGTTTGTATTTCTCAATATTCCAATCACGATCGGAACACCACTGCCACAGGGAATCCTTACAGGCGGTTTTTTCCAGGGACCCCTGACATTGCTCACGCAAGGCATCGCAACTGGCAACACTGTTGTTTTCAAAGTTGTATTCCATGCAATAGCTCAACAGAGCTTCGGCGTTGATTTCATCCTTTTGCTTAACAACTTTCTCTCTTCTAGACGCATCCCCCCACCATTCATCATCTCTCTTTGCCAAGCGATCTATTTCATTTTGCCATTGTTCAACCTCTGGCTCATACCAGATCAACAATCCAACATATGCAGCAACACACCTTGGATGCACACTAGTTAAACGCAGATTGGACCATCCTCCAGCAGTTGCAACGCAAACATCTTTCTTGTTCAGGCGGCACCATTTTGTTTCGAAAGGCTTATGTTCCCCCATGCCACCTTCACGGAAACAATTCTCACGGGCCATATATTCAAAGGGAACAAATTCATCTGTAGTCACTTCCATCAGCAAGGAATCCTTCAGCATGCCGGCGAATACGCCCATGCCATTTTCCACATTGCTCTTGGGAACCACCCGAGGATCCTCAATGGCGTCAAGTACCGTATTGCGATAGTCAGAATAAGCCTGATCTGTAGCGTAGAAGCGAATGACGGATTTTCCAATAGGCATTGTCATTCCCGGATATTCCATGGTATCCAAAGTATTACGACCAGCAAACATCATGCGGGTGGTAAAGCCCATGCTGGCAGTATTTTCGATAGGACGCTTTGTGGACATATAGGCATAGCCCATGGAGTCCGGCTCCGTAAAGGCCGACAACATGTTCATCATGGTGGTGTTCATGGACTCGCCACCATTGGCCGTATCGTATTTCAAAGTCATCTGGACGCCCCGCACGGATTCGTCGTATTCCATGGGAATCTTGTAAGTCAGAATATCATAAGGGAAACCAAGGAATTCAAAGGACAGACGCCTGTAGTCATTCTCCACAAATTCCGCGTCATTCCTGGCGCTTGGCGGAATCACCCCCTTGGCGTGAATTTTTGTCGGAATCTTTGCAACAGCCTTCATTTCGGTGGTGACCTTATGGCCGGCGCTATCCCACTTAAAGACAGCATTCAGCGTGTAGGATTCGCCAGCCACACCCACCTTTGATTCTCCAACGCAGGAAACTTCATCTCCAATCACAAGACAACGACGGTTATAGGCAAAGCAATTGGGCTTTCCTGATGATTCCAGGGGGGTCAATCGGACAGTTTCGCTATCCGCCTCAACTTCAGGAGAAAACACGCCAGAAACAGACACATCAGCACTATCATAGAAGGCAAAATTTTCAGCAGAACTTTCCGTCAATCCATAAACCTTGGAGAAGCACACGTATGGAGATTCATCCGCCACGATGTAGCCGAAGGTATAAATACCCTGGTAAACCTCAGTCTCCTCCGGATAGTAACTCCACGGTCCCTGGAAATCACAAGCAGATAAAATAGTAGACAGTAGGAAGTAGACAGTAGACAGGAAAAGACGAGAGCGTCTAACCCGAGAAAACTCATACCTCAAGCACCGATCCTCAAACTTTCTAGAAATAATACTCATAGTTCAGCATAATGGGCAAAAAGGGGAACTGAGAGACGGTCTTATACTCGGGCGGGTTCTTATTGGTATCGTAGTAGGTGTAGAACATGTTCTCGTGGTCAGTCAAGTTAATGATTGTCCAGCTAAAGCTCCACTTGTTTTCGCGGCCGATATCGATGGCCTTCACGTCGATGCGGAAGTAGTCCGTCTGGCGGCCCGCATTGCGGGAACCGGGAATCACCTGGATGTTTTCACGATAGGTCTGGTCTTCCATTTTCTGCTGGTAGAAATAGCCTAGATATTCGCTGATGGGCATACCTGCAGAATACTTGAGAACCACGGAAGATCTGAAATAGCGTCCCTTCTTCTCGTGAGGCCAGATTCCGTCCTCTCCTTTCCAGTTAATACCTGCATCCAGCTTGACGGCGTAAGGCTGATGCCAGCTGGGGAAATAGGCCTTCGTTCCGTCGTTTGCCTTCAGGACACTCAGACTCTGGCTCCAGTTGATACCGCCAAAGACCGCCCCCTTCTCCTTTCTCAGGGAAAGCTCATAGCCTAGGGAATAACCCTCCGCCGTCCCGAAGTTATCCGCCAGCAGGAAGTCCGCTGCAGCAGTTTCGTCGGTAGAGTCCTGTTTCATCATGAAGGTGTTCAAGTTGTTCTGGGTCTTGAAATAGACACCCGCTGTAAAATCGTATTCATCCGCAATTTGCGCCTGCTTGTATTCCACCGCAAAGAGGTTGGATCGGGCGGGTTCCAGATGTTTTCCCTTGGAGGTGGTAACCGACGGATAATAGAATTCATTGAGGGATTCGCCATCGCCGAACATGATGGAGTTCATATACTGGAGGTAATGACCCGCATAAAATTCCATGGTTCTCTTTTCATCAATATTCCACACCAGTGACACACGAGGTTCAATTCCGAAATCTTCGGAAAGGTCCTGATAATTCAAGCGCAGGCCATAAGTCAGCAGCCAATCGTCATTCAAGCGCCAGGCATCCTGACCGTAAAGCACATGATGGAGCGGCTTCTGGACATCCGCCACCTTCATGCTGGAAATGTATTCGTAGAACTTGTCCCAGTCATATTCCAGCTCATAGCCCACTGTAAACACATGATTGTCAATGCCGCGATAGTTCAGCCACTGTTTACCTGCAAAAGTATATAGATCCTGGCCAATGTTGATCAAGTCCGTCAGTTCCATGGTCTGATAAAAACGGCTGAAAGCGAAAGTCGCATTGTAGTCCCAGTTTCCGTCAATGCGATGGGAGAAATTTATAGGAATGGCCACATTGCCCCAGTCCACATACAACGGGTCAAAAGCCAGCACATCCTGCCCCACATAGAAACTGAACTTCAAGTGAGTATCCGAGGAAAAGTCATAAATGAAATCGCCCTGCAGGTCCGTAAACTCGTAGTCAATATCCAAATCCAAAAGGCCAATGGCATTACAGGCATCCAGAATGTAGCCAATGTAAGTGGTTCGTCCCGCCAAAATCCAGCGGGCATTGCCTTTGTGTCCTTCCGTATGGAGCTGTGCCGCAAAGGTACTGATCTTGACGCTACTCTTGCTGAACCATTCTTCGGTCGAATCGCTTCCACCAGCACGTCCGTCCATCTTCAACACGGAACTCAGGCGGTTACCGTACTGCGCCGGGAAACCGCTCTTGTAAAATTCCACGCCGTCGATGGTCTCCACCAGGAAGGTACTGAAAAGGCCGAAGAAGTGCGTAGGAGAATACACCACCGCATTATCGTACAGGAAAAGGTTCTGGTCGGCCGCCCCGCCACGAACATAAATTTTCGTACTGAAGTCGGAACTTGCCACCACGCCGGGCAACTGCTGGATGCTTCGAATCACGTCCGCTTCACCAAGGCCCGGCATACGCTTGATAGACTTGGCGGAAACCACGGATTCACCCGCCTTACGCTTGGGGCGGCGACGCAACTGCACCACCACCTTCTTCATTTCCGTTACCTTGCCGTTTTCCTTGCCAGCAGCAAGAAGGGCGTCCACATCCACATCATCTTCTGCAGGCTTATCGACAGCAGCCACACTCTCGTCATGCCGAACTTGATTCGGCATCGGCTGTTCTTGAACGTCGCTTGGCACTGTCGAAGAATCCGTAACGCCCACATCTCCCAGCACATGGCTAAAGACGGAATCCTGCCCCAGGTAAACCAGCTCGTAGCATTTTTCCTTCTCGGCGCCAGAGGTATCGGAATTGGTAACGCACACATTCCACAGAGTGTCTTCGGGAAGTTCCACCTGGAAAGGCGTCCCTACAGTCGTCTGGAGAGCCTCTCCCGTCTCGAGAATTTCCACATTCAGTTTTTCATCAGCGGCAAAGGAAGTATCCTGAACCACTCCCTGAAAGAGAATTTTTTTCTCCTTCGGCAGGCCTTCTGCAGTTGTGCCTTCCTGAGCCACGCTCCACACCGGGAACGCAACTAACAGTAAAACAAAAACTGTAAAAATACGGGATAGGCGCATATCTCTTTCAGTGCAAATTTAGAAATTACACGTCTTAAACACCAGAGCAAAGCTCAAGTGTTACCCCATAATGATTTTATTTTGTCGCTGAAAAAAACGGGATTAATTTATTTCAAAGGGACGACAGCTATAATTTTGCGATTTTGAGCAATTTGTATAATAACAGGCGTTTTCCCGAAGCGACGGTCCACATCCAGAGAAATGAAGTCCGTTTCTACCTGAAGGGTCTTAAGCAGGTTGCCATTCAAGGAAAATACCCGAACCACCTTGAGTCCCTGGGGCATGCCAGAAACTTTCAAAACTCCGCCCTTTCTAGAAACCATCAACCCGGCTGCACCAAGCTGATTACGAACAAAGTCCGTTTCCACAGGATCGCTGTTATCTTCAGCAACTTCTTCGCTACTAGAGCTTGCATCTACCAGCTCCAAACTAGAGGAACTCGACTCTACGACCATTTCTTCACTGGACGAACTTTCAGGCGGCAGCTCATAAAAATCACCAAACTTCACATTAAAAGAAACCTTGCTATAGTCATTCGCTTCCGCGATGCTTGAAAGGTGAACACCCAGATCCGTTCCGTCCCATGTCACAAACTTACTGAAGGAATCATATCTTCTCAAGCGGGATGTACCTGGAAATACGTCCGACGTTATCGTCTGGTAATTGGCAGCACCATCCGCTTCCACAATATCCACACGCATTCTTTTGGAAGTATTGATTTCAGATTTAATCCAGGCAGAATCATCGTAGTCAATATGCCAAATCAACATGCCATGATTGGGAAGTCCTACGTCCCACTTGGAACGATTGCGGTATTCCATCACATAAAACTCATCCGTATTTTTCGGATTCGTCACCTTAACGGATGCGTTTTCCTGAACAGGCAGCAATTCAAAGCCGTCCCCTTCGGAAATTTCCACAGACTTTGACCAGCCCAAATACTCCTTTTCAAAAGCAGAATAATAAGGCGGAGCGCTACCAAGAACGGCGGACGAGTTGCTGATATTATAGGCACCCCCATCCATCAGGTCCCATACGGAAAGAGTATACAAGTTACTTTCGGCGGAATAATGGTCTCCCAAGCCCAACAGATGACTAAACTCATGGGCAAAGCCGCCAACGCCTACAATCTTCGAAGAATTCCTATTCGTTTCCCAAGTTTTTCCATCCAGTTCGTTGGAACAAGCGTAAGCGTCCACATAGGTATAGCTCTTTCTGAATCCACTTCCAGAGGAGGCGACCCTCTTTCCCTGAGAAGGCATGCCATACACCCGATAGTTGGATGCGGACAAGTAGTACATATGGGGCCAGATGGCGGAATCCTGGGGCGAATCGTTGGAGCCAACACCAGCATAAATCATATGGACAAAATCCAGATATCCATCCTTGTCGCTATCATACTGGGTGAAATCTACGGATTTTTGATTCACGAGAGTATCCAGCGCCTCCATCAAGGCAAAAGCACCGCCGTACATTTCATACCGAGAATAATTGCCATAACTCTTATAGGCTTGTCCAGAAATGGTCACAGGTCCAACCACATCAAAATCGGGAATAAACTTTCCGGAAGAGTTGTCCGTGAAATAATCCTTCACGCTTCCAAGATTGCCGTTGACACTGTACCCCTCTTCGTTAAGGAAACTCTCAAACTGAGCCTTAGGATCGTCAGACTTGAACTTGACATCGCTAAACTGGACTAAAATCACCAAGGCCTTTTTCTCCCCCTTATTAGCTAGAGAATTGGCTTTCGGCATAAGTCGCATGGCGGGAACAAAATCTGCAGGTTCAAAACTGCCTTCTGCCTTATGGATACTTCCGAAGGTGCGGGAAGTCTTTTGCGACTTCACCACTCTCAAGACTTCCTCTTTATTCAGGGAATTCAGGAAGCTCAATTCCTCAGCAGTCTGATTTTCGCTGTCATGGGCACGAACGTTGGAAACCTGACCATCTTCCCTGACATAGCAGAAGTAACCGGCGCTATCCCGGTCCACTACGAAACCATTTTCGGTCACCTTAAAATGATGGCTTTCGTTACCCACGGGGCGGACACGTAAAGAACTTCCGTCCGGTTGTGATATTGCGAAAAAGCGATCCAGGGCAGGCATAGCCCAAAGACTTCCGCAAAGGACAAACACAACGGTTAAAAACTTTAACACGCCCATACCTCTAACATAAACAAAAAAAAATCTGCAGGAAGAAAAACCTGCAGAGAAGATGTAAACTTACTTTTTCCAAATTACGGAATGATTAAGCCGTCGGGAGAAAAAGTTTCGTAATTACAAAGAATCGATGGAGGAAACATCGTCCGGGACTTCCGGGCGAACCACCAGCAATACGGCATTCTGGGAAATAATGACGTAGCGTTCGCCACCCACTTCCAGCTCCGTACCGTTCGCATGGAGATACAAGGCCTCGTCACCTTCCTTCACCTGGAGGGGAACATAGTTCACCGCATCGCCGGATTCACCACGGAAAGCTGCATCGGGATCCTGATTTGCGGGAATCGGGTAACCCGGGCCCACCTTTACCACTAGCCCCGTATGGACAGAATCATGTTCCTTTACGCTGGGAGGCAAATAAAGGCCACTGCTGGTCTTGTTGGCAGCTTCCAGGGGCTTGATCAAGATTCGATCACCAATAACAACAATATTCTTCAGGGGATTCAGCATAACCCAAAGATACATTTTCTTTTTATATTGATGGCGTGATATTCGGCGTTTTATGGTTCGTGATTTTCGCAGTTTTAGGAATCTACCTACTGCGCAGCCCCAAGGTCAGGGGCTGGCTTCGCGTTCTTAAAAAGGCAAAACTGGTCTGGCGAATTCCTCTTTCCCTAATAATCCTGGTGGCGGGCGTCTATTGGGGATACAAGTCCCTTCCCAAGGGCGAAACCTATACAACAAACGTTCAGGCCATATTCGAGACTTACTCCGCGCAGACCGTCCAGAAAGTCGTTGACGCAGGTATCGTAAAAAAGGATTCCGCCTGCGACATGAGCCACGCCAGACCGGAAATCGCGTATATTTTCCCGCTGGTCATCAACACCTACAACGACATAGTAGAACGACCTACCACCCCTATCATTACCCGTCTGGACGACACCCTCCATTTCGCAATGGTAGGCTACAGACTGTTCAAGAACCGCGGCATCCTTATCAACAAGGCTTTACGCAAAAAGCTGGGCAACCGATATTCCTTTGGAATCCGTACGGATAGCACCAGCAACGTCCATACCCTATGGCTCACCTACACCGGGGACCCTTGGAATATCGAGCAACTTTGCGCCCTTCCGGTCATTGAAATTTCCAAGCGCAACAATGTGGATCCCGCTCTGGTCATGAGTCTTATCCGCCACGTTTCCAACTTCAATTTCGATTATCAAGGCCAAAAGGACGCTCGAGGAATTCTCGCACTTCACGAGGGTACAGGTCTTGAACAGATTGAGCTAGGGGTGGAAAAGCTCCGCAAGCTTCTGCACGTAGGCCTCAGCCAGGAAAATGCAATAGCCACCTTCTATCCGGATCCCGAAATGGGAGCCAAGCCTGAAGACTGGATGCGCAGCCCCCTTACCAAAAGCTGGGTAGACCAAGTCCTAGGCGATGTCCAGTATTACAAGGACAACGGGATTTAAAAAAACTATCTTGTATCCCCGTGATCCAAGTACAGAATGTTTCCAAGTCTTTCGGCATGCAGGTCCTTCTGGACCAGGCAAGCTTTCTCGTAGGTGACCACGAACGCGTCGGTCTCGTAGGTCGTAATGGTTGCGGCAAGTCCACCCTCTTCAAGATGATTCTTGGCCAGGAATGCCTGGATGGTGGAACCATCGATATTCCAAAAAAATACACCATCGGATATTTGCAGCAGCACATTAACTTCACCCACAAAACGGTGCACGAAGAAGCCTGCAGTGTGCTGAAGCCTAATGAAGATGGATGGATCGAAGAACACAAAGTGGAAGCAATCCTTTTCGGTCTGGGTTTCGACGAAGAATCCATGAGCAAGGATCCTATGCTCCTTTCCGGTGGTTTCCAGATTCGTTTGAATCTCGCCAAGGTGCTGGCCTCTGAACCGGACATGCTGTTGCTGGATGAACCCACCAACTACCTGGACATTGTTTCCATGCGTTGGCTCAGCCGTTTCCTGCGCAACTGGAAAGGCGAAGTACTTCTCATCACCCATGACCATCATTTCATGGACGAAGTCTGCACCCATACCGTGGGCATTCACCGCCACAAGATCCGCAAGGTCAAGGGAACCGTAGAAAAGCTCCGGGAAACCATTGCCGAAGAAGAAGAAGTGGCAATGCGCACCCAGGAAAACGAAGCCAAGAAGAAGGCCCAGCTGGACCAGCTCATTGAACGTTTCCGCTACAAGGCCGCAAAGGCCGCCATGGTGCAGTCCAAGATCAAGGCAGCGGCTAAGCTCGCCAACGGTGAACGCCTCACCCACGAACGCAACCTGGAATTCAGCTTTACGGAAGCTCCCTTCCCAGGCAAGCGAATGCTCCAGATTCACAATCTGGCATTCAAGTACGGTGACGGTCCGGAACTTTTCAGCGATTTGGAATTCGAAGTATTCAAGGGCGACCGTATTGCAATCATCGGTCCCAACGGCCGTGGTAAAACCACGCTCTTGAACCTGATCGCAAAGGAACTAAATCCCACTACCGGAGAAATCTGCCACAATCCCAATCTGCAGATCAACTACTTCGGTCAGACAAACATCAACCGCCTGAACCTCGACAATTCCGTCGAAGAGGAAATCGCAAGCGCCATCGCGGAAGTCTCCCAGAAGAGCCGTGCCCGCGGTCTTGCAGGCCTCATGATGTTCAGCGGCGACAACGCCCTGAAGAAAATCAAGGTCCTCTCCGGTGGTGAACGCAGCCGCGTGCTGTTGGGCAAGATTCTTGCAAGCCAGTGCAACATGCTGCTGCTGGACGAACCCACCAACCATCTGGATATGGAATCCATCGAAAGCCTTATCGACGCGCTGGACGACTACGAAGGAACAGCCATGGTGGTGACCCATGACGAAGAACTGCTACACGCCTTTGCAAACCGCCTGGTGGTTTTCGACGGTGGCAAGTGCCGCATCTTCGAAGGCTCCTACGCCGACTTCCTCGAAAAGGTAGGCTGGGCTGCCGAAAAGAAGCCCGGCGGAATGGACGGGGACAACGCCAAACTTTCCAACATCGACGTGACCAAGGACGCTCCCACTGCAAGTGCTGCACCTTCTGCAAAGATGGACCGCAAGGCCCGCGCCGACTACATCGCCGAACGTTCCAAGATCATCAAGCCGCTGGAAAAGGCTATCGCAAAGATTGAGGATGATATCGCCAAGGCCGAGGAACTTTCAGGCGCATTGGAAGCAAAACTGGTGGCCGCCTCCGAAAGTGGTGATGGAAATGCAATCACTTCAATTGCAAAGGAAATGGACGACATCAAGAAAAAGATCGACGATCTCTATACTCAGTACGAAGTAAAGAACGCCGAGCTTGAAGCCGCCAACGATAAGTACCCGCTGGATTAACCAGCAGTCATGCTGACGAAGGTCAGTATCGGCTGTACGCAAAAAAAAGCACGGTTGCAAGCCGTGCTTTCCTTTTTTTTATTTTCCTCTCTTGATACCGATGGTATAGGTATCCTCGGAACTTCCCGCCTTTGTCTTGCCGGAAAATACCTTCACCTTCATCTTGGCAATGTAAGGACCTGTGCCTACCAGTCGGCCATCTTCACTACGGCCATTCCATTCAAAGAACATGTTGCCAGGATTATCAAAGCAATTGGACTTTGCAGGATCGGCTGCATTGTAGAATACAGTCTTATCGTTACAGCGGATTACACCTCTGTAGGAATTCACGTAGTTACCCAGATGAGAATAATAGTAGGCTTCCCAGTTAATCTTGATCAAACCCAAGGCAGAATCACGATTAGCAGTGCTAGGCAGGTTCATGATCATGGTGGTCGCAAGTTCACCAATATCAAATCCCAACAACAAGCCAGGCATTCCTAAGCTATCCACAATGTCCTTTACAGTCTTGTTGGAAGGGACCACAATAGGAACGATGGATTCCTGATGAGGCCACACAAACTCTTCGCTCCCGATGGTCACTACACCAGGTGCCGAGATTTCGGTACGCTGTTCCCCTACAATACGAACCATGGGATTATTCACATGCGCGAAGTTTTCACTGCGGTCCTTGATCACTCCAGGCACCATCTTCACATAATCGCCCACAGCAGGCAGCACACCTGTTTTTGCGCGGCTATAAAACACCTTGAAAACATTGCCCTTAGAAGAAACACTCGTAGTGGACACATCCAGAGAATCACTCAACAAGGTAGAGTCACGGAAAATTTCAAAGGCAATTCCGCCATTCACGTTTCGTTCTGATGTACCTTCACTCAAGTTGATGGTCAGCAAGCTCATATTTTCGTTCACGGATTCAATAGTAGCACTAAGAATAACAGGTCCCGCGTGATCCTCGATGGAAGTACTCATATCGAGTTTCACAGAATCACCCGTATCTTCATCCAAGTATGTATAGTGATACAGCAAGGATCCCAAATACACATCATCGGAAATTCCCGTAAACAGGCTCTTCTGCAAGCCGTTAGGATCATAGAGCACAAGAATGGAATCATCCACAACCAGGGGCCAAACATTGACAGCATCCGTTACCTTATGGAATCCAGATTCGCCAAAGGACCAGGCGAGAGTATCAGGCACAGCATTATCAAACGGCTTGCTAAACGGAATAGCAAGACTATCCACCACGCCATCGCCATTTACGTCATACATCTTCCCGCGAGAAGCAAATGGTACAGGAGGTTCCTTGAAGTGAATGCCAGTCCATACCAGATCATTGGAAACGCCCTCGCTGGAAATCTTGAACGAAGCATTCTCCATTGCGGTCTCGCCCACCACATAGAAGTAGGCATATCCCAGGGAGTCCGTCGTAATGGATGTGACCTGCTGACCATCCTTACTCAGGAAGCTAATGGAATCTGCAGAGGTCAAATCCAGAGTCACAATGCAATCACCGCAGGGTTTACCCACATAGAGTACAGCAACAGCAAGGGGCTTTCCATCCGGATAAGTCACATGAGCAAGCAGCGTATCATTTTTCGGATCCACGCCCATTACATCCCCACGGAGGGTAAGCCCCGTAGGATCCAGCTGCACAAAGGAATCCGTCGGATTGAAAATATCCACAAAGCCAATATCCGGCAGAGGATATTCGGGCACCGTGAAGGGAATAATCTGATACTGACTCAAATCAGATGCCAGATAGCAAATCAAGGCATAGGAGCCAGATGCCAAAGAACGGGAGCGAACAATAGCCGTAGTATCGATGGTAAAGCCCGCCATGTTTTCGTTAATCAGGATACCACCATAATTCAGGCCCGGATCTAGAGTCATACCATCCGGAGGCAGGCTTCCTCCTGCCAGCACGAATATGGACTGTGCATCGGAAGTATCCACCTTGGATACACTGGAGACGTCGCAACTCAAGGATTCATCCACCAGCAACTGCTTCAAGTTATACATGATTGTACCATCCGCAGTCTTCACCTCTTCAGAATAGTAAGTCTTCTGGGTCTGCAAGTTGATGGACGTACGCATCTTGAAGTTGGAACCCGTTGCATTACGTTCAGAGAAGAAGATGTGGAACGGATATTCTACACCCTCATCAAGTCCCAAAGTATCCAGGTCCACAGCACCTTCCACCGGACTATGGCAGCCGCCGATATCCAC
Proteins encoded:
- a CDS encoding fibro-slime domain-containing protein gives rise to the protein MRHNVWVVLFFMFFAAFAQAKLIIHVQSPWRDDLSKDGYFLHMLGGAGGGYNPQFGETSSTRMTDEGDGWFSYTWNKNASDFQDWESFNIGIYPNTADQNFNNNNGASWKVAGDMKIGQIFGTDVEVWLYTNTTDMTYEKSFVAPGSKMVWFKSPWGNKALPQMIFGQDSILMRFAQDDKSMCGWFYGAVSPAVIKANPGKAVHFIRYRTPYMALPSSGVIELGNALDAADTIYIDGTANTLAPAHEMGALGECFDSTRVLHIYHPWRTNSTFKDSLVYISIGNNILNNPVATEKDGKNPYWFKYEFDAATVGSTNWASSMAQFNIYRRQNEWPQVTFFKEGARPFASSLFPTGVYETWLYTTTSGNYELLFSPLEPKTIRLMSPWDNMSPMMIVAEDTIRMGPITASLLDTTQSDTCGWYQGTYYKHTEDWSVQFRQSFGTEFYSLEGLMGEDGGFGTPISLDSMIALYDTVWVYPYPLSSSAPRFKEVYPERLGICPTMKISAMLLDWAGESYADAIDIDFGGIYGGNEYTTIIQGAQEYKTCGGHVLGMVEEYLSKDGLPVRVDSTLFPWDQCSAGREVDKWFIPEVLATGPDGREYTNATCRDIDLKLDAEGFWLADVTESPNGCNDPTNPGFYPLDDFEYLDSAKTIKNPKFDWDVQGCKHNYSFSMKITAQFKYIKGQYFEFRGDDDVWVFINNRLVVDIGGCHSPVEGAVDLDTLGLDEGVEYPFHIFFSERNATGSNFKMRTSINLQTQKTYYSEEVKTADGTIMYNLKQLLVDESLSCDVSSVSKVDTSDAQSIFVLAGGSLPPDGMTLDPGLNYGGILINENMAGFTIDTTAIVRSRSLASGSYALICYLASDLSQYQIIPFTVPEYPLPDIGFVDIFNPTDSFVQLDPTGLTLRGDVMGVDPKNDTLLAHVTYPDGKPLAVAVLYVGKPCGDCIVTLDLTSADSISFLSKDGQQVTSITTDSLGYAYFYVVGETAMENASFKISSEGVSNDLVWTGIHFKEPPVPFASRGKMYDVNGDGVVDSLAIPFSKPFDNAVPDTLAWSFGESGFHKVTDAVNVWPLVVDDSILVLYDPNGLQKSLFTGISDDVYLGSLLYHYTYLDEDTGDSVKLDMSTSIEDHAGPVILSATIESVNENMSLLTINLSEGTSERNVNGGIAFEIFRDSTLLSDSLDVSTTSVSSKGNVFKVFYSRAKTGVLPAVGDYVKMVPGVIKDRSENFAHVNNPMVRIVGEQRTEISAPGVVTIGSEEFVWPHQESIVPIVVPSNKTVKDIVDSLGMPGLLLGFDIGELATTMIMNLPSTANRDSALGLIKINWEAYYYSHLGNYVNSYRGVIRCNDKTVFYNAADPAKSNCFDNPGNMFFEWNGRSEDGRLVGTGPYIAKMKVKVFSGKTKAGSSEDTYTIGIKRGK